In a genomic window of Streptomyces koelreuteriae:
- the dndA gene encoding cysteine desulfurase DndA yields the protein MSAVVAYLDVAATTRVEPRVADVVLHWMTEDFGNAGSRTHEYGARAKKAVQEARAFLASTVGVRTEEVIFTSGATESNNIALLGMAPYGEKHGRKHIITSAIEHKAVIEPLLHLQEKQGFEVDFLEPGPSGRISTEAVLEKLRPDTLLVSLMHVNNETGVIQPVAELAEKLQKTPTYLHVDAAQGYAKVPEDLKAPIDLTSISGHKIGAPKGIGALVTRRRGWDKVPLEPIIFGGGQERKLRPGTLPVPLIMGLYEAAKVFQDNRSRWERDAKEMRERLLDALGKTRFQINGDADHAVPHILNVTFDGLNAEALIVRIKDQVAVATGSACTSASYTPSHVLTAMGLPEEVATNGLRFSWFPGQVSDFDPAGLAETIAYMQPDAS from the coding sequence GTGAGCGCTGTGGTGGCGTATCTGGATGTGGCGGCGACGACCCGTGTGGAGCCGCGGGTGGCTGACGTGGTGCTCCACTGGATGACCGAAGACTTCGGCAACGCCGGCAGCCGCACCCATGAGTACGGAGCCCGGGCAAAGAAGGCGGTCCAGGAGGCCAGGGCGTTCCTTGCCAGTACGGTCGGTGTGAGGACCGAAGAAGTCATCTTCACCAGTGGAGCGACGGAGTCCAACAACATCGCCCTGCTCGGTATGGCCCCGTACGGCGAGAAGCACGGCCGGAAGCACATCATCACCTCCGCCATCGAGCACAAGGCGGTTATCGAGCCGCTGCTGCATCTGCAGGAGAAGCAGGGGTTCGAGGTCGATTTCCTGGAGCCCGGCCCCTCGGGACGGATCTCGACGGAGGCCGTGCTGGAGAAGCTGAGGCCGGACACCCTGCTCGTCTCGCTCATGCACGTGAACAATGAGACGGGCGTCATCCAGCCCGTGGCCGAGCTGGCAGAGAAGCTCCAGAAGACCCCGACTTATCTCCACGTCGATGCCGCGCAGGGGTACGCAAAGGTTCCCGAGGACCTGAAGGCGCCCATCGATTTGACCAGCATCAGCGGCCACAAGATCGGTGCACCCAAGGGGATCGGCGCTCTGGTGACCCGGCGTCGAGGTTGGGACAAGGTGCCGCTGGAGCCGATCATTTTCGGCGGCGGGCAGGAACGAAAGCTGCGCCCCGGGACGCTCCCTGTGCCGCTGATCATGGGGCTGTACGAAGCAGCCAAGGTCTTCCAGGACAACCGGTCGCGTTGGGAGCGGGACGCGAAGGAGATGCGGGAGCGGCTGCTCGACGCGCTCGGCAAGACCCGCTTCCAGATCAACGGCGATGCCGACCACGCGGTCCCGCACATCCTCAATGTGACCTTCGACGGGCTCAACGCCGAGGCCCTGATCGTACGGATCAAAGACCAGGTGGCCGTGGCGACCGGTTCCGCATGCACCAGCGCCTCGTACACGCCGAGCCACGTGCTGACCGCAATGGGCCTCCCGGAGGAGGTGGCCACCAATGGCCTCCGCTTCTCGTGGTTCCCCGGGCAGGTCTCGGACTTCGACCCGGCCGGGCTGGCGGAGACGATCGCGTACATGCAACCGGATGCCTCCTGA